A stretch of the Theileria equi strain WA chromosome 1, complete sequence genome encodes the following:
- a CDS encoding hypothetical protein (encoded by transcript BEWA_025390A): MVLIGLFVTAEFENVSEVRVPPDHTWFLDIRESDGFEVRENVSLSAAEIVDTGNSRNSVHFSINFKDSRKKGTITIKGADSKFTDDGYSCVCIFDCRGVDILSWNPSGGYQVVCTSGNVISDVEFEQDSWVGFDEVSHSTTNINIQKSEKCASVLNLKYELRVV, from the coding sequence ATGGTCCTTATTGGCTTGTTTGTGACTGCAGAATTTGAAAACGTATCAGAGGTGCGAGTACCACCTGATCACACCTGGTTTTTGGACATTAGAGAATCCGATGGGTTCGAAGTACGCGAAAACGTTTCTTTATCTGCAGCTGAGATCGTAGACACTGGAAATTCAAGGAATTCTGTACACTTTAGCATAAACTTCAAGGATTCTAGAAAAAAGGGTACCATCACGATCAAGGGAGCGGATTCCAAATTCACAGACGATGGCTATAGCTGTGTCTGCATCTTTGACTGCAGAGGAGTTGATATTCTCTCATGGAATCCATCCGGAGGATACCAGGTTGTTTGCACATCTGGAAACGTCATCTCGGATGTCGAATTTGAACAGGATTCCTGGGTCGGTTTCGACGAGGTAAGCCATTCCACTACAAATATCAACATTCAGAAATctgaaaaatgtgcatCTGTCCTAAACCTCAAATATGAGCTCAGAGTCGTATGA
- a CDS encoding phosphatidylinositol transfer protein, putative (encoded by transcript BEWA_025400A) gives MKIVEFRLPVPVGLPEYKKLCIFLVVEASLNEIENGTGLEVFRNETFEQDGKKGSYTEKRYHLAKSMPNWMQSIISPKYTILTERSWNMYPLSITKYQNEALSSVEFSVQTEVVASLQIQDNIFGLEGKDLKKRSIVLIDIAKFNKSKSYNASYDLTLKEDKSIGFLPLKPDWFLNYTGEAIMCYKLIRINIPYFGLLASKIETYIANMLQDKLMFYTCSALCTMEKWYDVPLRMLKKSEVECYDQLNQRFKEMEISSAGAPSADTGEITIPSELYRDYPVPYVFDDDEEGNELKTKERDDGQDEKDEETILEPEKETLPIADPDESSVYKNAQVIHSKLQDLQPTLRLDSPYSNMDKLCKPIIDPMENMSSVDSVNSVIINNANIAEMCAEDALCESFVNDLTPTALELYGPVAIPNVQEAVEPSEQNVDESDSEFKDALETFDDLSDERTEPSVDVAPATLEKSHAASTEDVCYPEHVCSSEDSDSVPEDEKPVGSNDGDLSSDANDPPQEEDIAKIETDGDSNVASEPQESDSDPDNAMVVRTQPARHIEPSPDTPATFTGYLFKLGRGFSSWNWSLRYIIVCGINMYYFDNKDDIKPKNTICIRDSRIAFVGPYINRSFVFSITTKNRSVYYFSADAQDSVKRWILLLQVLCEETPSSIVRQLASEWAYEANEDI, from the exons ATGAAGATTGTCGAATTTAGGCTCCCAGTTCCGGTTGGACTCCCT GAGTACAAGAAATTGTGTATATTTCTGGTTGTCGAGGCGAGTCTGAACGAAATTGAGAACGGAACTGGCCTGGAAGTCTTTAGAAATGAAACGTTTGAacaagatggtaaaaaggGCTCTTACACAGAAAAGAGATACCACCTGGCAAA GAGCATGCCAAACTGGATGCAGTCTATCATCAGCCCAAAGTATACCATCTTGACAGAGCGATC GTGGAACATGTATCCCTTATCGATAACAAAGTATCAGAACGAGGCGCTGTCCAGCGTTGAGTTTAGTGTACAGACGGAGGTTGTTGCAAGCCTCCAAATACAAGATAACATTTTTGGACtagaaggaaaagatttaAAAAAAAGAAGCATTGTACTGATAGACATTGCAAAGTTTAACAAGTCAAAG TCTTACAATGCTTCCTACGATCTAACATTGAAGGAGGATAAAAGCATAGGCTTTCTTCCCTTGAAGCCAGATTGGTTTTTAAACTACACCGGGGAGGCTATAATGTGTTACAAGCTCATTCGAATAAACATTCCCTACTTTGGATTATTGGCCTCCAAAATTGAAACTTACATTGCCAACATGCTCCAGGATAAGCTTATGTTCTACACCTGTTCGGCACTCTGTACAATGGAAAAATGGTATGATGTCCCATTAAGGATGTTAAAAAAGTCTGAAGTTGAATGCTATGATCAACTCAACCAGAGATTCAAAGAGATGGAGATTAGCAGCGCCGGTGCCCCCTCTGCTGACACTGGGGAAATTACCATTCCATCCGAACTCTATAGGGATTATCCCGTTCCATACGTTTTTGACGATGATGAAGAGGGAAACGAGCTGAAAACCAAGGAGAGGGATGATGgacaagatgaaaaagATGAGGAAACCATTTTGGAGCCGGAAAAAGAGACCTTGCCAATAGCAGATCCTGACGAATCCAGTGTCTATAAAAATGCTCAAGTCATACATTCCAAGCTGCAAGATTTACAACCAACGCTTCGTCTTGATTCTCCATACTCCAACATGGACAAACTTTGCAAACCTATAATAGATCCCATGGAAAACATGTCTTCTGTAGATAGTGTGAATTCTGTCATTATAAACAATGCAAATATAGCAGAAATGTGTGCAGAGGATGCACTTTGTGAATCTTTTGTAAACGATCTTACGCCTACAGCGTTGGAACTATATGGCCCGGTAGCAATTCCCAACGTACAAGAGGCTGTGGAACCCTCTGAACAAAATGTGGATGAATCAGACTCTGAGTTTAAAGATGCTCTAGAAACTTTTGATGACTTGTCAGACGAACGAACAGAACCTAGCGTTGACGTAGCACCCGCCACACTTGAAAAATCGCATGCTGCCTCTACGGAGGATGTTTGCTATCCAGAACATGTTTGTTCTTCAGAGGATAGTGATTCTGTTCCTGAAGATGAGAAACCTGTAGGTTCAAATGATGGTGATTTGTCCAGTGATGCCAATGACCCTCCACAAGAGGAGGATATCGCAAAGATTGAGACGGACGGAGATTCTAATGTGGCTTCAGAGCCTCAAGAGAGTGACAGTGATCCCGATAATGCCATGGTTGTACGTACGCAACCGGCCAGACACATTGAACCATCACCTGATACGCCAGCAACATTTACTGGCTATCTATTCAAGCTCGGGAGAGGATTTTCGTCATGGAATTGGAGTTTGCGGTATATTATTGTATGTGGTATAAACATGTACTATTTCGATAATAAGGATGATATAAAACCAAAGAATACAATTTGTATACGGGATTCTAGAATTGCATTTGTTGGCCCATATATCAACAGATCATTTGTGTTTAGCATAACAACAAAGAATCGGAGTGTATATTACTTTAGTGCAGACGCTCAAGATTCTGTAAAACGCTGGATACTGCTCTTACAGGTGCTTTGCGAAGAGACTCCAAGTTCAATAGTTAGGCAGCTGGCTTCAGAGTGGGCATATGAAGCGAATGAAGATATTTAA
- a CDS encoding calmodulin, putative (encoded by transcript BEWA_025410A), with amino-acid sequence MADQLSEEQIAEFKEAFSLFDKDGDGSITTKELGTIMRSLGQNPTEAELQDMINEIDTNGSGAIDFPEFLILMARKMKEGDTEEELVQAFKVFDRDGNGFISAQELRHVMTNLGEKLTNEEVDEMLREADVDGDGKINYEEFVKLMVSK; translated from the exons ATGGCGGATCAATTGAGTGAGGAGCAAATTGCCGAGTTCAAGGAGGCTTTCTCCCTATTCGACAAGGACGGAGATGGAA GCATTACAACAAAGGAGCTTGGAACCATCATGAGGTCCCTTGGTCAGAATCCAACAGAGGCTGAGTTGCAGGATATGATCAACGAAATCGATACCAACGGAAGCG GAGCCATTGACTTTCCCGAATTCCTCATTCTAATGGCTCggaagatgaaggaagGCGATACGGAAGAAGAGCTGGTGCAGGCGTTCAAGGTGTTTGACAGGGACGGGAACG GCTTCATAAGTGCGCAAGAGCTCCGTCACGTGATGACAAATCTGGGCGAAAAACTCACCAATGAGGAGGTTGACGAAATGCTCAGGGAGGCCGACGTTGACGGAGATGGCAAGATCAACTACGAGGAGTTTGTCAAACTCATGGTCTCCAAGTAA
- a CDS encoding hypothetical protein (encoded by transcript BEWA_025420A) yields MDLIDCEQYTLMIGLVKMAEEYLTEDVDLTTIKERVMRKVLNINNYIKNLCDYYDKTKNRRSQGTQLIVDQTAKPENEDPPKEFGTKIEKYVKRNEFFVYSVSMSFNPKIKAVSDLLNASKEGDGVCTITAKMPKDEQKRGFYLRLMLKCISKYAVVLKLQPENNGTVSNKIVKRDQSHETVLKPIPKYFDEDYSESEETTEHTAETKPGIYGMSSFFNQRTQILSKYLQSGIVLRDDDKFANERLLKEKMRTKRVNL; encoded by the coding sequence ATGGATCTTATAGACTGCGAGCAGTATACCCTCATGATAGGTTTGGTCAAAATGGCTGAGGAATACCTCACCGAAGATGTAGATTTAACTACCATAAAAGAACGCGTTATGCGTAAGGTGCTCAATATCAACAACTACATCAAAAACCTCTGCGATTACTATGACAAGACCAAAAACCGACGCAGCCAAGGGACACAACTTATTGTCGATCAAACTGCCAAACCAGAAAATGAAGACCCCCCCAAGGAATTTGGCACAAAGATCGAAAAGTACGTAAAGAGGAACGAGTTCTTCGTCTACTCAGTCTCAATGTCCTTCAACCCAAAGATTAAGGCTGTCAGCGATCTGCTCAATGCAAGCAAGGAAGGCGATGGCGTCTGCACAATCACCGCGAAAATGCCAAAGGATGAACAAAAGAGGGGCTTCTACCTCCGTCTAATGCTCAAATGTATATCAAAGTATGCCGTTGTTCTAAAACTGCAACCCGAAAACAATGGCACCGTCTCAAACAAAATTGTTAAAAGAGATCAATCACACGAAACAGTACTCAAACCAATACccaaatattttgatgaagaCTACTCTGAAAGCGAAGAGACCACCGAACACACCGCCGAAACAAAACCCGGAATATACGGAATGTCATCCTTCTTCAACCAAAGGACACAAATACTCTCCAAATATCTACAAAGCGGAATCGTACTCCGAGATGACGACAAGTTCGCCAACGAACGACTCTTGAAGGAAAAAATGAGAACCAAACGTGTTAATTTATAG
- a CDS encoding hypothetical protein (encoded by transcript BEWA_025430A): MKLPVLYTFLILSFSHYMGYGSPHGHDFVLNFSNLNTTHAYKYESSEGNITYITYFPCYDGLFHKVLDGIQVLWEASGPERCRVVFVRSIGDYTLATLYVWYFSGKSELRYFMKKDRKWEFIRMDLSSGYDRPQKIEKPKVAWSRRASRDELEASESTTRDRNFETQKMDDSSSGTEIPGSSSEGSELDNPFSNSPKDYDMSEDGGSKSKFSHKKYISPTRAKMATPDIEVIPEGNEGQNYGESDEMEIDEYSPMDLSQKSLGKYPGGSRENLRATPKNAGAMARNVSHEAIKGERVLLPFSELPTTLTERCKKFDERLFEVNEYYLNGIPFLTCKAKHRILANELRCGDETIWRSYKSYISLALVYFDGDSPEVVTLQAEKDGKDDLVFLYRDKNRWLKGKRQHMNRLEQLYEKSISKLPEKV; this comes from the coding sequence ATGAAGTTACCTGTGCTCTATACGTTTCTAATACTGAGCTTTTCCCATTATATGGGTTATGGTAGTCCTCATGGTCACGACTTTGTGCTTAATTTCTCCAATCTCAATACTACGCATGCCTATAAATATGAGAGTTCTGAGGGTAATATTACCTATATTACCTACTTTCCCTGTTATGACGGTCTGTTTCACAAAGTTTTGGATGGAATACAGGTTCTCTGGGAAGCTTCTGGACCTGAGAGGTGTAGAGTAGTATTCGTGAGATCCATAGGTGATTACACCCTTGCTACCTTGTATGTTTGGTATTTTTCCGGGAAGTCTGAGCTGAGGTATTTTATGAAAAAGGATAGGAAATGGGAGTTTATAAGAATGGATCTCTCCTCTGGCTATGACAGACCTCAAAAGATTGAAAAGCCTAAAGTTGCATGGTCAAGAAGGGCATCAAGAGACGAGCTAGAGGCTTCAGAATCTACCACAAGGGACAGAAATTTTGAGACACAAAAAATGGATGATTCATCCTCAGGCACTGAAATCCCTGGATCTTCTTCAGAAGGGTCAGAGCTCGATAACCCATTTTCAAACTCCCCCAAAGATTATGATATGTCAGAGGATGGAGGCTCAAAATCTAAATTTTCACATAAAAAGTACATCTCACCAACTAGAGCTAAAATGGCTACTCCAGACATAGAGGTCATCCCCGAGGGAAATGAAGGGCAAAATTACGGGGAATCTGATGAAATGGAAATAGATGAATACTCTCCTATGGATCTATCTCAAAAGAGCCTTGGAAAATATCCCGGTGGATCCAGAGAAAACCTAAGGGCTACTCCTAAAAATGCTGGAGCAATGGCTAGAAACGTTTCTCATGAAGCAATAAAAGGTGAACGAGTTCTTTTGCCATTTTCAGAACTACCTACAACTCTCACTGAACGATGCAAAAAATTCGATGAAAGGCTATTTGAGGTAAATGAATATTACTTGAATGGCATTCCATTTTTGACCTGCAAAGCAAAGCATAGGATTCTAGCTAATGAATTAAGATGTGGTGACGAGACAATCTGGAGGAGCTATAAAAGTTATATTTCATTAGCCCTAGTCTATTTTGATGGTGATAGCCCAGAAGTTGTAACGTTGCAAGCTGAGAAGGATGGGAAAGACGACCTTGTATTTCTCTATCGCGATAAGAATCGTTGGCTCAAGGGTAAGAGGCAGCATATGAATAGACTTGAGCAGTTATATGAGAAAAGTATCTCTAAACTCCCTGAGAAGGTTTAA
- a CDS encoding hypothetical protein (encoded by transcript BEWA_025440A) — translation MQFLIVIRSILLVRWCACMYKERSLEFTEEIETNQLGIPHSLDLSTPDETMVIVSDYKMNGIRHREYVPMHKIHIESVFESGTLVWSSNENERCTFAIFAQGTYGLILIYTSKDGILEPRHFKRNGEEWKTTTEDDFEDKLEEMEQEIRAPSDSEGLGSRLLSLENEWAFCPQ, via the coding sequence ATGCAATTTCTCATTGTCATTCGTTCAATTTTGTTGGTAAGATGGTGTGCATGTATGTACAAAGAGAGAAGTTTGGAATTTACCGAAGAAATTGAAACAAACCAATTGGGTATTCCGCACTCCCTCGACCTCTCAACTCCTGACGAGACAATGGTAATCGTTAGTGACTAcaaaatgaatggaataaGGCATAGAGAATATGTTCCGATGCACAAGATACATATAGAATCTGTGTTTGAGTCTGGAACCTTAGTTTGGAGTTCAAACGAAAATGAAAGGTGCACATTTGCAATATTTGCCCAGGGAACTTATGGGCTCATTCTTATTTACACAAGTAAAGATGGCATATTAGAGCCAAGACACTTTAAAAGGAACGgtgaagaatggaaaacCACCACAGAAGATGACTTTGAGGACAAATTAGAAGAGATGGAACAAGAGATTAGAGCCCCCTCAGATAGTGAAGGTCTAGGAAGTAGGCTTTTGTCTCTAGAAAACGAATGGGCATTTTGCCCGCAATAA
- a CDS encoding hypothetical protein (encoded by transcript BEWA_025450A) codes for MPNAMSPSFLEAFSKQLGEKPLGSVESPKVINGQEVCTLIPGIFGLSIQLVLCIISIAMLLLKYQFEYPKRPLKVFLMDFIQLMCGSSTVHVLNILSSIMINKLHTATTSFVSDECNLYFITTIFDATIGVYIEYKIIKYLAIKRAAQNYLTKNRKSKFTPNLQELRDATELAKYSIYETQTTGFLDNASVHSNSIAQGAKRDISIATDSHIGVTLDTFRSSTTEQSAISMHISYDSDGFASASLGSDGSGSMSRLLSSDGSSGVPRLSSRIPAAVTIDTFSEEYMDDNALNDPEDQDNLISDLDGEPESINKIDALLKRYSTVYNLWSRKKGNREFLLNLYTWITIVSGLKIVSIFFFALFSYHINLISSYILHPFNHSHKLKLIFVMIISPLFLNVFQYYATDSIIKIKIPLNH; via the coding sequence ATGCCAAATGCTATGAGTCCCTCCTTTTTGGAGGCTTTTAGCAAGCAGCTTGGCGAGAAGCCGTTGGGATCAGTGGAGAGCCCAAAGGTTATAAATGGGCAAGAAGTTTGTACCTTGATTCCAGGTATATTTGGTCTTTCCATTCAGCTGGTTCTCTGCATCATTTCCATCGCTATGCTGCTTTTAAAGTACCAGTTTGAATACCCAAAGAGGCCACTTAAAGTGTTTCTGATGGATTTTATACAACTAATGTGCGGATCGTCCACAGTTCACGTATTGAACATTTTGTCTTCAATTATGATAAACAAGCTACATACGGCTACCACCTCATTTGTTTCTGACGAGTGcaatttgtattttataaCCACAATATTTGATGCGACGATTGGTGTATATATAGAGTATAAAATTATAAAGTATCTGGCCATTAAAAGGGCTGCCCAAAATTATCTCACAAAGAATAGAAAGTCTAAATTTACACCAAATCTACAAGAGCTTAGAGACGCAACGGAACTCGCTAAATATTCAATTTATGAAACACAAACCACGGGATTTTTGGATAATGCAAGTGTTCACAGCAATTCCATTGCTCAAGGGGCCAAGAGAGACATCTCCATTGCGACTGATTCCCATATTGGAGTTACACTTGATACATTTAGATCATCAACCACAGAGCAGTCTGCTATATCTATGCACATATCATATGATAGTGATGGATTTGCGAGTGCCTCTCTGGGCTCTGATGGCAGTGGGTCCATGTCTAGACTTTTAAGCTCCGATGGAAGTTCAGGGGTTCCCAGGCTTTCATCAAGAATACCTGCTGCTGTAACAATTGACACGTTTTCAGAAGAgtatatggatgataaTGCCCTAAATGATCCGGAGGATCAGGATAATCTCATTAGTGACCTGGATGGCGAACCAGAAAGtataaacaaaattgaTGCTCTTTTAAAGAGATATTCAACTGTATACAATTTATGGAGCAGAAAGAAAGGGAATAGAGAATTCTTGCTGAATCTATACACTTGGATTACAATTGTCTCTGGATTGAAGATTGTTTCGATTTTCTTTTTCGCATTATTCTCATATCACATCAACCTCATTTCATCGTATATTCTACACCCCTTCAATCACTCACACAAGCTGAAACTTATTTTTGTGATGATTATATCACCGTTATTTCTCAATGTGTTTCAGTATTACGCAACAGACTCTATTATAAAGATTAAGATTCCCCTTAATCATTAA
- a CDS encoding 60S ribosomal protein L17, putative (encoded by transcript BEWA_025460A), translating into MVKYSREPSNLSKSAKAFGSHLRVHFKNTYETATAIKNMNVAEAKRYLKDVIDHKRCVPFRKFNGGVGRCAQAKAFKHTQGRWPEKSCRFLLDLLTNLESNAEVKGLDVESLKIEHIQVNRAPVGRRRSYRAHGRIIPYLSHPCHIEIIAVEQDEHVPRHKSSDKKTIKLNKRELARLKLRNKKSLA; encoded by the exons ATGGTGAAATATTCTCGCGAACCTTCAAACTTGAGCAAGAGCGCCAAGGCTTTTGGCTCCCACTTGAGGGTACACTTCAAGAACACCTACGAGACCGCAACGGCCATCAAGAATATGAATGTCGCTGAGGCCAAGCGCTATTTGAAGGACGTTATTGACCACAAGCGCTGCGTTCCATTCCGTAAATTCAACGGAGGCGTTGGCAGATGCGCCCAGGCCAAGGCGTTCAAGCATACACAGGGCAGATGGCCAGAAAAGTCCTGCAGGTTCTTGCTCGACCTCCTCACCAACCTCGAGTCCAACGCTGAG GTCAAGGGGTTGGACGTTGAGAGCCTCAAGATTGAACACATTCAGGTCAACAGGGCCCCTGTCGGCAGAAGACGCTCATACAGGGCTCACGGAAGAATCATTCCCTATCTTTCCCACCCATGCCATATCGAGATTATTGCCGTTGAGCAGGACGAGCACGTTCCAAGACATAAAAGCAGTGACAAGAAG ACCATAAAGCTCAACAAGCGTGAACTCGCTAGGCTCAAGTTGAGGAATAAAAAGTCTCTCGCCTAA
- a CDS encoding hypothetical protein (encoded by transcript BEWA_025470A) — MGPKRAVSLDRLIESLKDLSIRSSGGGVRRSLSDHVVYARLRRLVPSIVDAANVYNGNIHILISHLTNITSNFKSLVKGGRFRGKTEFLAEKSGSFYCNVCNGSCEYVYQPMVQAIKDGRLFLSPKAISTVLSAYCQCGYSADLMLEFECRIAYFLYSSLPKTQLDMLKINDHSALKSIGRFEENDYLNDFLSLLERVNGCQSDDKGAQTIYEVEMACKKSANFYTVPTYIDVCMVLHSLRAQSPLMSLILRLSSNFLHVKFSSEKINELQTKDLNSISRIIVLLRTKNCIDDSTTNIALNLVKNHLEMLNMRDLSSLLSVFSYSTFGNSAFANNSRQTLQNTARNTHNRRFLGKGKPGNGNASFKVNLNIDRIISYCVSMIYDKETRKFTNVDLNSLIALTRSINGNFILDTTIKHFLIYNIVNRTNVTMGDHNLSPLVILLEYLDDDQTYVAMMSFILEGNISFNVHDIYNYVKLIELFRRFESRIKHRGYHYIEPLVDMEKYEKKPIYLNTSNVPTDVRNCILCITYNSAVMYTAKIVKSQIIDMVYFLKMLMYILDSYGDEIKKRGVFMRAVVSFSSELEKFYNSHKEKMDAQDIVVINKFISKVHNLNR, encoded by the coding sequence ATGGGTCCCAAGAGGGCTGTGAGTCTCGATCGGTTGATCGAGAGTCTCAAGGATCTGTCCATACGCTCCTCTGGGGGTGGCGTAAGGCGTAGTCTCTCTGACCATGTCGTCTACGCGAGGCTCAGGCGTCTGGTTCCCTCGATTGTCGACGCAGCAAACGTTTATAATGGTAATATCCACATTTTGATATCGCATTTGACAAACATAACCTCCAATTTCAAGTCTCTTGTGAAAGGGGGAAGGTTTCGCGGAAAGACGGAGTTTCTGGCTGAAAAAAGCGGCTCATTCTATTGCAACGTCTGTAATGGCTCATGTGAATATGTATATCAGCCAATGGTCCAGGCGATTAAGGATGGACGGCTCTTTTTGTCCCCAAAGGCGATCTCTACTGTTCTTTCCGCCTACTGCCAGTGCGGATACTCCGCGGATTTGATGCTGGAATTCGAATGTAGGATTGCCTACTTCCTCTACTCCTCTCTCCCAAAAACTCAGCTCGACATGTTGAAGATTAATGATCATTCGGCTTTGAAGTCAATTGGCAGGTTTGAAGAAAACGACTACTTGAATGATTTTTTGAGCCTCCTAGAAAGGGTTAATGGATGTCAGAGTGATGATAAAGGTGCTCAGACTATCTATGAAGTTGAGATGGCCTGCAAAAAAAGCGCAAACTTTTATACGGTTCCCACCTATATCGATGTGTGTATGGTCTTGCATTCCCTCAGAGCTCAAAGCCCACTTATGTCCCTGATTTTAAGGCTGTCTTCCAATTTTTTGCATGTGAAATTCTCCTCGGAAAAAATCAACGAACTCCAAACAAAGGATCTAAACTCCATCTCTAGAATTATCGTATTATTGAGGACGAAGAATTGTATAGACGATTCTACTACAAATATCGCATTAAATCTTGTAAAAAATCATCTAGAGATGTTAAACATGCGCGACTTATCTTCTCTGCTCTCCGTATTCAGCTACAGTACATTTGGAAACAGTGCATTTGCCAATAATTCGCGCCAAACATTACAGAATACCGCTAGAAACACACATAATCGACGCTTTCTAGGTAAAGGGAAGCCAGGAAATGGCAATGCTAGTTTCAAGGTAAATTTAAATATCGATAGAATTATAAGCTATTGTGTCTCAATGATTTATGATAAAGAGACCAGAAAGTTTACAAATGTAGACTTGAACTCACTCATAGCCCTAACTAGGTCAATAAACGGGAATTTTATACTGGATACAACTATAAAACACTTTCTAATATATAACATCGTAAACAGAACAAACGTCACTATGGGCGATCATAACCTATCCCCGTTGGTAATActattggaatatttaGACGATGACCAAACGTATGTGGCAATGATGTCGTTCATTCTGGAAGGAAATATTTCATTTAATGTGCATGACATTTACAATTACGTCAAGTTGATAGAATTATTTAGACGATTTGAAAGTAGAATAAAACATCGAGGATACCACTATATTGAACCATTGGTAGACATGGAAAAATACGAAAAAAAACCGATATATTTGAATACTTCAAATGTACCGACAGATGTAAGGAATTGTATCCTGTGTATAACATATAATTCTGCGGTCATGTACACTGccaaaattgtaaaaaGCCAAATCATTGACATGGTCTATTTCCTCAAAATGTTAATGTACATTCTAGACAGctatggagatgaaatTAAGAAAAGGGGCGTTTTCATGAGAGCTGTAGTATCTTTCTCCTCGGAATTGGAAAAGTTTTATAACTCACACAAAGAAAAAATGGATGCGCAAGACATTGTGGTTATCAataaatttatatctaAAGTTCACAATTTAAATAGATAG
- a CDS encoding hypothetical protein (encoded by transcript BEWA_025480A): protein MDGQTKVWEETDSYTTFCTAHFADGKPLMIHFAGIDSRKFPFFKTLTRDNNGNWADSTKKYGEFPDDTVPNAESATEFSIDISKMEGTNFKIVDGTFDGLESRIFVPIYGYKANVLMDGTTGIWMSPKEGKNCYCCSKRTTRRIIFVMIMPKNNPTQIHIRLITSTGNMRNERFIKRGKLWDIQR from the coding sequence ATGGACGGACAAACTAAAGTATGGGAGGAAACCGATTCTTACACTACCTTTTGTACTGCTCATTTTGCGGATGGAAAACCGTTGATGATACACTTTGCCGGTATAGACTCCAGAAAATTTCCTTTCTTTAAGACATTGACAAGAGATAATAACGGTAACTGGGCAGATTCCACAAAGAAGTACGGAGAGTTCCCAGATGATACAGTTCCAAATGCTGAATCAGCAACAGAATTCTCTATTGATATTTCGAAGATGGAAGGTACTAACTTCAAGATTGTGGATGGAACATTTGACGGATTAGAGAGTCGTATATTCGTTCCCATCTATGGCTATAAGGCAAATGTATTAATGGATGGCACAACAGGGATTTGGATGTCTCCAAAGGAGGGCAAAAATTGCTACTGTTGTAGCAAGAGGACAACAAGGAGAATTATATTTGTCATGATAATGCCTAAAAACAATCCAACACAGATCCATATTCGATTGATTACATCTACCGGGAACATGAGGAATGAGCGTTTTATAAAACGCGGTAAATTGTGGGACATACAGCGATGA